A single genomic interval of Lathyrus oleraceus cultivar Zhongwan6 chromosome 7, CAAS_Psat_ZW6_1.0, whole genome shotgun sequence harbors:
- the LOC127105401 gene encoding putative pentatricopeptide repeat-containing protein At3g15930 has translation MFLMFCSPTLLSSSFPKFSLSLSLFLKRMISNTPSNSFSNSLLESPISLLESCNSMYQLNQIHSHTIKVGLSSNHLFLTRVITFCCTKESGDVYYARQLFEEIPQPNVFLWNTMIKGYSRISCYESGVSLYKLMLINGIKPDNFTFPFLLKGFTKDMTFKYGRVLLNHAVKHGFLDSNLFVQKAFVHLFSLCGLVDLARKIFDMGDGWEVVTWNVMLSGYNRVKRFEEAKRLFIEMEKKCECVLPNSVTLVLMLSACSKLKDLDGGKYVYYKYIKHGIVEPNLILENALIDMFASCGEMDAAQGVFDDMKTRDVISWTSIVTGFANICRIDLARKYFEQMPERDYVSWTAMIDGYLRMNRFKEVLLLFREMQVSNVKPDEFTMVSILTACAHLGALELGEWAKTYIDKNKIKNDTFIGNALIDMYFKCGNVEKARKIFNEMQNKDKFTWTAMIVGLANNGHGEESLTMFSNMLEASVTPDEITYIGVLCACTHVGMVAKGKNFFSNMTIQHGIRPNVAHYGCMVDLLGRSGHLKEALEVILNMPLKPNSIVWGSLLGACRVHKNVQLAEMAAKEILELEPENGAVYVLLCNIYAACKKWENLHEVRKLMMERGIKKTPGCSLMEMNGIVYEFVAGDKSHPQSEEIYEKLENMKQELINAGYSPDTSEVFLDVGEEDKETSLYWHSEKLAIAYALICSGHGVTIRIVKNLRMCVDCHHMAMMVSKIYDRELIVRDKTRFHHFRHGLCSCNNFW, from the coding sequence ATGTTCTTAATGTTTTGTTCCCCAACACTCTTGTCTTCTTCCTTTCCAAAATTTTCACTTTCTCTTTCTTTGTTCCTCAAGAGAATGATTTCAAACACTCCTTCCAACTCTTTTTCAAACTCGTTACTAGAATCTCCTATCTCATTGCTTGAATCTTGCAACTCTATGTATCAATTAAACCAAATTCACTCACACACAATCAAAGTAGGTCTCTCTTCAAACCATTTGTTTCTAACTAGAGTTATAACCTTCTGTTGTACAAAGGAATCAGGGGATGTGTATTATGCACGTCAACTGTTTGAAGAAATTCCACAACCAAATGTGTTCCTTTGGAATACTATGATCAAAGGGTATTCTAGGATAAGCTGTTATGAGAGTGGAGTTTCCTTGTATAAACTAATGTTGATCAATGGCATCAAGCCGGATAATTTTACGTTTCCGTTTTTGTTGAAGGGATTTACCAAAGATATGACTTTTAAGTATGGGAGAGTTTTACTTAACCATGCAGTGAAACATGGTTTTTTAGATTCTAATTTGTTTGTTCAAAAGGCGTTTGTGCACTTGTTTTCGTTATGCGGGCTAGTGGATTTAGCACGCAAGATTTTCGACATGGGTGATGGATGGGAAGTGGTCACGTGGAATGTAATGCTATCTGGGTACAATAGGGTTAAGCGATTTGAGGAAGCGAAGAGGCTGTTTATTGAGATGGAGAAGAAATGTGAATGCGTATTGCCCAATTCGGTTACTCTAGTTTTGATGCTTTCAGCATGCTCCAAATTGAAGGATTTAGATGGGGGCAAGTACGTTTATTATAAGTATATAAAACATGGTATTGTTGAACCTAATCTCATATTGGAAAATGCATTGATTGATATGTTTGCATCTTGTGGAGAAATGGATGCTGCACAAGGTGTTTTTGACGATATGAAGACTCGAGATGTAATTTCTTGGACATCCATTGTTACTGGGTTTGCAAATATTTGTCGGATTGATTTAGCAAGGAAGTATTTTGAACAAATGCCTGAGAGAGATTATGTTTCTTGGACTGCTATGATTGATGGCTACCTTAGAATGAATCGTTTCAAAGAGGTTTTGTTGCTTTTCCGCGAGATGCAAGTGTCAAATGTGAAACCTGATGAATTCACAATGGTTAGCATTCTAACAGCCTGTGCTCACCTAGGAGCACTTGAACTAGGTGAATGGGCAAAGACTTACATTGACAAAAACAAGATTAAAAATGATACTTTCATTGGGAATGCTCTAATAGACATGTACTTCAAATGTGGGAATGTTGAGAAAGCAAGGAAAATATTCAATGAAATGCAGAACAAGGACAAATTTACATGGACAGCAATGATAGTTGGGCTTGCTAATAACGGTCATGGTGAAGAATCTCTTACTATGTTTTCAAATATGTTAGAAGCTTCGGTTACACCAGATGAAATCACCTATATTGGAGTCTTGTGTGCGTGTACGCATGTAGGCATGGTAGCGAAAGGAAAAAACTTTTTCTCCAACATGACCATCCAACATGGAATTAGACCTAACGTAGCACATTATGGATGCATGGTTGACCTTCTCGGTCGATCCGGGCATTTAAAAGAAGCCCTTGAAGTCATTTTAAATATGCCACTAAAACCAAATTCAATTGTTTGGGGATCACTACTTGGTGCTTGTAGAGTTCACAAAAATGTGCAACTAGCAGAAATGGcagctaaagaaatacttgaGTTAGAGCCTGAGAATGGTGCTGTTTATGTTCTGTTATGTAACATATATGCTGCATGCAAGAAATGGGAAAATTTGCATGAAGTAAGGAAATTGATGATGGAGAGAGGAATCAAGAAAACACCAGGCTGTAGTTTGATGGAAATGAATGGTATTGTCTATGAATTTGTTGCCGGAGACAAGTCACATCCTCAGTCTGAAGAGATTTATGAAAAGTTAGAAAACATGAAACAAGAATTGATAAATGCAGGGTATTCACCTGATACATCAGAGGTTTTTCTTGATGTTGGTGAAGAGGATAAGGAAACTTCACTTTATTGGCACAGTGAGAAATTGGCTATTGCTTATGCTCTTATTTGTTCAGGACATGGAGTTACCATAAGAATAGTGAAGAACCTTAGAATGTGTGTGGATTGTCACCACATGGCAATGATGGTTTCGAAGATTTACGACAGGGAACTAATAGTTAGGGACAAAACTAGATTTCATCATTTCAGGCATGGTTTATGTTCATGTAATAATTTCTGGTAA
- the LOC127105402 gene encoding zinc finger BED domain-containing protein DAYSLEEPER isoform X1, with the protein MEFQTCIITPIINNEKPDSEIITPIINNEKPDSEIITPIINDENPDSGTQPNKRKKKKSIVWDYFTVEPVVAGCARAYCKQCKKSFSYITNLKVAGTSNLKKHISLGICQVMQQKSQPNPHSVNGVNGGLQINGILPNSYPVNGGLQVNGMLPNSHPVNGGLQVNGILPKKRQRATPTYAGKGVSFDQERCNNDIAKMVILHDYPLDIVEQPGFIAFAQTLQPQFNPLCLNSFEGYCVSMYLREKQNLLDLINGIPGRLNLTLDVWSSNQTTGYVIIRGHFIDSDSNLHHPILNVVTVPFLDSDELINQSIMTCLSDWHLEGRVLTLALDKSFSSETVKVNLRSHLSINNPVILSGQLLNRNCYARVLSRIAVDALQAMRETISKVREYVKFVKHSESHEEKFIELKQQLQVPSLVNLLIDDHYKWDTTYHMLVAAWELKEVFACLDTRCPDFAMTLTMDDWKQIKTLCTYLKHLYDASYILTTQPYPTANLFFAEVSKLHMELTIAAFSQDLFLSSLILPLLQNFDQYWRDSCLILAVAVAMDPRHKMKLVETTFAKIFGENAEPWIRIVEDGLHELFIEYNTEMLHFTATNGGGEGDEIMLTVEPYEGPVDGSLFVDEGELSDFEFCISDMACLQPFKSELDEYLEEPQLSEATEFNILNWWRLNQSKYPTLSRMASDILSMSISTVSPDSVFDTGVRKMDNHRSLLESHTLDALICAKDWLQHKSLPKNVSNI; encoded by the coding sequence ATGGAGTTTCAAACTTGTATTATTACTCCTATTATTAACAATGAGAAACCTGATTCAGAAATTATTACTCCTATTATTAACAATGAGAAACCTGATTCAGAAATTATTACTCCTATTATTAACGATGAGAATCCTGATTCAGGAACACAACCCAATAAGCGGAAGAAAAAGAAGTCTATTGTGTGGGATTACTTCACGGTGGAACCTGTCGTAGCTGGATGTGCCAGAGCTTACTGTAAACAGTGCAAGAAATCGTTTTCTTATATAACTAATTTAAAAGTAGCTGGCACAAGTAATTTGAAGAAGCACATTTCTTTGGGAATCTGTCAAGTAATGCAGCAGAAAAGTCAGCCAAACCCACATTCTGTAAATGGTGTAAATGGTGGTTTGCAGATAAATGGCATTCTACCAAACTCATATCCTGTAAATGGTGGTTTGCAGGTTAATGGCATGCTACCAAACTCACATCCCGTAAATGGTGGTTTGCAGGTTAATGGCATTCTACCAAAGAAAAGGCAAAGAGCTACACCTACCTATGCTGGTAAAGGTGTCTCATTTGACCAGGAGCGTTGCAACAATGACATTGCTAAAATGGTAATCTTACATGATTATCCTCTTGATATTGTGGAACAACCTGGTTTCATTGCTTTTGCACAGACTCTTCAACCCCAGTTCAATCCATTGTGTTTGAATTCTTTTGAAGGGTATTGTGTTTCTATGTACCTCAGAGAGAAGCAAAATTTGTTAGATCTTATTAACGGGATTCCTGGACGACTCAACCTAACATTGGACGTGTGGTCATCAAACCAGACAACAGGGTATGTTATTATTAGAGGGCACTTCATTGATAGTGATTCCAACTTGCATCACCCTATTCTCAATGTTGTTACAGTGCCGTTTCTTGATTCTGATGAACTCATAAACCAATCTATAATGACCTGTTTATCTGATTGGCATTTGGAGGGTCGGGTACTTACCCTTGCACTCGATAAGTCTTTCTCAAGTGAGACCGTCAAGGTTAATTTGCGAAGCCATCTCTCTATTAATAACCCTGTGATTCTCAGTGGTCAGTTATTAAACCGGAATTGTTATGCCCGTGTTCTCAGCCGCATTGCAGTAGATGCACTACAGGCAATGAGAGAAACTATTAGCAAAGTTCGCGAGTATGTGAAATTTGTGAAACATTCTGAATCTCACGAAGAGAAGTTTATTGAGCTTAAGCAACAACTACAGGTACCTAGTTTGGTGAACCTATTGATTGATGACCATTATAAATGGGATACAACATACCATATGCTTGTAGCTGCCTGGGAATTAAAGGAAGTCTTTGCTTGCTTGGATACTCGATGTCCTGATTTCGCAATGACTCTAACTATGGATGACTGGAAGCAGATTAAAACTCTTTGCACATATTTGAAACATTTGTATGATGCATCTTACATTTTAACTACCCAACCGTATCCAACTGCAAACTTATTTTTTGCCGAAGTGTCGAAACTTCATATGGAGTTGACTATTGCAGCCTTCAGCCAGGATCTTTTTCTTAGTAGTTTGATTTTGCCTTTGCTCCAGAACTTTGATCAATATTGGAGAGATAGCTGTCTCATCTTAGCAGTTGCTGTGGCCATGGACCCAAGGCATAAAATGAAACTTGTGGAAACCACATTTGCTAAGATATTTGGAGAGAATGCTGAGCCGTGGATAAGGATAGTCGAGGATGGCCTTCATGAACTATTCATTGAATATAACACTGAAATGCTTCATTTTACCGCAACAAATGGTGGTGGAGAAGGAGATGAGATTATGTTAACAGTAGAGCCATATGAAGGGCCGGTTGATGGTTCTCTTTTTGTCGATGAAGGTGAACTTTCCGACTTTGAGTTTTGTATATCTGATATGGCTTGTTTGCAGCCATTTAAGTCAGAATTGGACGAGTATTTGGAAGAACCTCAACTGTCTGAAGCAACAGAATTCAATATTTTGAATTGGTGGAGGCTAAATCAATCGAAATATCCAACATTGTCTAGAATGGCATCTGATATCTTGTCTATGTCAATATCTACTGTGTCTCCCGATTCTGTTTTTGACACAGGAGTCAGAAAAATGGATAATCACCGAAGTTTGTTAGAATCCCATACACTCGATGCCCTTATTTGTGCCAAGGATTGGTTGCAACATAAATCTTTACCCAAAAATGTTTCAAATATTTGA
- the LOC127105402 gene encoding zinc finger BED domain-containing protein DAYSLEEPER isoform X2 encodes MQQKSQPNPHSVNGVNGGLQINGILPNSYPVNGGLQVNGMLPNSHPVNGGLQVNGILPKKRQRATPTYAGKGVSFDQERCNNDIAKMVILHDYPLDIVEQPGFIAFAQTLQPQFNPLCLNSFEGYCVSMYLREKQNLLDLINGIPGRLNLTLDVWSSNQTTGYVIIRGHFIDSDSNLHHPILNVVTVPFLDSDELINQSIMTCLSDWHLEGRVLTLALDKSFSSETVKVNLRSHLSINNPVILSGQLLNRNCYARVLSRIAVDALQAMRETISKVREYVKFVKHSESHEEKFIELKQQLQVPSLVNLLIDDHYKWDTTYHMLVAAWELKEVFACLDTRCPDFAMTLTMDDWKQIKTLCTYLKHLYDASYILTTQPYPTANLFFAEVSKLHMELTIAAFSQDLFLSSLILPLLQNFDQYWRDSCLILAVAVAMDPRHKMKLVETTFAKIFGENAEPWIRIVEDGLHELFIEYNTEMLHFTATNGGGEGDEIMLTVEPYEGPVDGSLFVDEGELSDFEFCISDMACLQPFKSELDEYLEEPQLSEATEFNILNWWRLNQSKYPTLSRMASDILSMSISTVSPDSVFDTGVRKMDNHRSLLESHTLDALICAKDWLQHKSLPKNVSNI; translated from the coding sequence ATGCAGCAGAAAAGTCAGCCAAACCCACATTCTGTAAATGGTGTAAATGGTGGTTTGCAGATAAATGGCATTCTACCAAACTCATATCCTGTAAATGGTGGTTTGCAGGTTAATGGCATGCTACCAAACTCACATCCCGTAAATGGTGGTTTGCAGGTTAATGGCATTCTACCAAAGAAAAGGCAAAGAGCTACACCTACCTATGCTGGTAAAGGTGTCTCATTTGACCAGGAGCGTTGCAACAATGACATTGCTAAAATGGTAATCTTACATGATTATCCTCTTGATATTGTGGAACAACCTGGTTTCATTGCTTTTGCACAGACTCTTCAACCCCAGTTCAATCCATTGTGTTTGAATTCTTTTGAAGGGTATTGTGTTTCTATGTACCTCAGAGAGAAGCAAAATTTGTTAGATCTTATTAACGGGATTCCTGGACGACTCAACCTAACATTGGACGTGTGGTCATCAAACCAGACAACAGGGTATGTTATTATTAGAGGGCACTTCATTGATAGTGATTCCAACTTGCATCACCCTATTCTCAATGTTGTTACAGTGCCGTTTCTTGATTCTGATGAACTCATAAACCAATCTATAATGACCTGTTTATCTGATTGGCATTTGGAGGGTCGGGTACTTACCCTTGCACTCGATAAGTCTTTCTCAAGTGAGACCGTCAAGGTTAATTTGCGAAGCCATCTCTCTATTAATAACCCTGTGATTCTCAGTGGTCAGTTATTAAACCGGAATTGTTATGCCCGTGTTCTCAGCCGCATTGCAGTAGATGCACTACAGGCAATGAGAGAAACTATTAGCAAAGTTCGCGAGTATGTGAAATTTGTGAAACATTCTGAATCTCACGAAGAGAAGTTTATTGAGCTTAAGCAACAACTACAGGTACCTAGTTTGGTGAACCTATTGATTGATGACCATTATAAATGGGATACAACATACCATATGCTTGTAGCTGCCTGGGAATTAAAGGAAGTCTTTGCTTGCTTGGATACTCGATGTCCTGATTTCGCAATGACTCTAACTATGGATGACTGGAAGCAGATTAAAACTCTTTGCACATATTTGAAACATTTGTATGATGCATCTTACATTTTAACTACCCAACCGTATCCAACTGCAAACTTATTTTTTGCCGAAGTGTCGAAACTTCATATGGAGTTGACTATTGCAGCCTTCAGCCAGGATCTTTTTCTTAGTAGTTTGATTTTGCCTTTGCTCCAGAACTTTGATCAATATTGGAGAGATAGCTGTCTCATCTTAGCAGTTGCTGTGGCCATGGACCCAAGGCATAAAATGAAACTTGTGGAAACCACATTTGCTAAGATATTTGGAGAGAATGCTGAGCCGTGGATAAGGATAGTCGAGGATGGCCTTCATGAACTATTCATTGAATATAACACTGAAATGCTTCATTTTACCGCAACAAATGGTGGTGGAGAAGGAGATGAGATTATGTTAACAGTAGAGCCATATGAAGGGCCGGTTGATGGTTCTCTTTTTGTCGATGAAGGTGAACTTTCCGACTTTGAGTTTTGTATATCTGATATGGCTTGTTTGCAGCCATTTAAGTCAGAATTGGACGAGTATTTGGAAGAACCTCAACTGTCTGAAGCAACAGAATTCAATATTTTGAATTGGTGGAGGCTAAATCAATCGAAATATCCAACATTGTCTAGAATGGCATCTGATATCTTGTCTATGTCAATATCTACTGTGTCTCCCGATTCTGTTTTTGACACAGGAGTCAGAAAAATGGATAATCACCGAAGTTTGTTAGAATCCCATACACTCGATGCCCTTATTTGTGCCAAGGATTGGTTGCAACATAAATCTTTACCCAAAAATGTTTCAAATATTTGA
- the LOC127104920 gene encoding secreted RxLR effector protein 161-like, whose product MVYFIGMKIMYYNKDINLHKLKYELELLKRFELMDYKSAITPVEINHKLDFDVKGDDANATTFKHLIDALRYLYNTRPDIYRAVRMVSRFMNKSKWSHYQANVRILRCIKWTLKYEVLFLSDVEIDSKLICYSDSDWCGDKVDRRSTFRYLFKYLGGPISWCSKKKPVIALSTYEVEYIAGALTTCQAA is encoded by the coding sequence ATGGTATATTTTATAGGGATGAAGATTATGTACTATAATAAGGATATAAACTTGCATAagctgaagtatgaacttgagcttctgaagagatttgagctGATGGATTATAAGTCTGCAATCACACCTGTTGAGATAAATCACAAGTTGGATTTTGATGTTAAGGGTGATGATGCAAATGCTACAACTTTTAAACATTTGATAGACGCATTGAGATATCTCTATAATACCAGACCTGACATTTACCGTGCAGTCAGAATGGTGAGTAGGTTTATGAATAAATCAAAGTGGTCACATTACCAAGCTAATGTCAGGATACTGAGGTGTATTAAATGGACTCTGAAATATGAAGTTTTGTTCCTTTCTGATGTTGAAATTGATTCAAAGCTGATATGTTATTCAgactctgattggtgtggagacaaagttgacagaagaagtacttTTAGATATCTTTTCAAGTATCTGGGAGGTCCTATTTCTTGGTGCTCCAAGAAGAAACCAGTGATTGCATTGTCAACCTATGAAgttgaatacattgcaggtgcttTGACAACTTGCCAAGCTGCTTGA
- the LOC127105403 gene encoding signal recognition particle 54 kDa protein 2 gives MVLAQLGGSISRALQQMSNATIIDEKVLNECLNEITRALLQSDVQFKLVRDMQTNIKKIVNLDDLAAGHNKRRIIQQAVFNELCNILDPGKPSFTPKKGKASVVMFVGLQGSGKTTTCTKYAFYHQKKGWKPALVCADTFRAGAFDQLKQNATKAKIPFYGSYMESDPVKIAVEGVERFRKENCDLIIVDTSGRHKQEAALFEEMRQVSEATKPDLVIFVMDSSIGQAAFDQAQAFKQSVAVGAVIITKMDGHAKGGGALSAVAATKSPVIFIGTGEHMDEFEVFDVKPFVSRLLGMGDLSGFMDKIHEVVPMDQQPELLQMLSDGHFTLRIMYEQFQNILKMGPIGQVFSMLPGFSSELMPKGREKESQAKIKRYMTMMDSMTNKELDSSDPKLMNESRMMRIARGSGRQVREVMEMMEEYKRLAKIWSKMKGLKIPKKGEMSALSRNMNANHMSKILPPQMLKQIGGMGGLQSLMKQMGSSKDMMGMFGGGDK, from the exons ATGGTTCTCGCACAATTAGGTGGGAGCATTTCGCGTGCTCTTCAGCAGATGAGCAATGCCACAATCATCGATGAAAAAGTTCTCAACGAATGTCTCAATGAAATCACTCGCGCTCTTCTTCAATCTGATGTTCAATTCAAGCTGGTTCGTGACATGCAGACCAATATCAAGAAGATCGTCAATCTCGATGATCTTGCTGCTGGTCATAACAAACGCAGGATCATCCAACAA GCTGTGTTCAATGAACTCTGCAATATCTTGGATCCTGGAAAGCCCTCTTTCACTCCCAAAAAAGGAAAAGCTAGTGTTGTCATGTTCGTTGGTTTACAAG GATCTGGGAAAACCACTACCTGTACAAAATATGCATTTTATCATCAAAAGAAAGGCTGGAAGCCGGCTCTAGTATGTGCAGATACATTCAGAGCTGGTGCATTTGATCAGTTGAAGCAAAATGCTACTAAAGCTAAGATCCCTTTCTATGGAAG CTATATGGAGTCAGATCCTGTGAAAATTGCTGTGGAAGGTGTGGAAAGATTCAGGAAAGAAAACTGTGATCTTATAATTGTTGATACTAGTGGGCGGCACAAACAAGAAGCTGCTCTTTTTGAAGAAATGCGCCAAGTTTCAGAAGCAACG AAACCAGATCTTGTTATCTTTGTCATGGATAGCAGTATTGGTCAGGCTGCTTTTGATCAGGCTCAAGCATTTAAACAGAGTGTTGCAGTTGGAGCTGTCATTATCACTAAAATGGATGGCcatgcaaagggtggtggtgcaCTTAGTGC TGTTGCGGCTACAAAGAGTCCTGTCATATTCATTGGAACCGGAGAACACATGGATGAATTTGAAGTTTTTGATGTTAAACCATTTGTCAGTCGTCTATTAG GCATGGGAGATTTGTCAGGGTTCATGGACAAAATCCATGAAGTAGTTCCTATGGATCAACAGCCCGAACTGCTTCAAATGCTGTCAGATGGACACTTTACCTTGAGGATTATGTACGAGCAGTTTCAGAATATTCTTAAAATGGGTCCCATTGGCCAG GTTTTTTCTATGCTGCCCGGATTTAGTTCTGAATTAATGCCAAAAGGCCGCGAGAAGGAAAGCCAGGCAAAGATTAAGCGTTACATGACGATGATGGACTCAATGACCAATAAAG AATTAGATAGTTCAGACCCAAAGCTCATGAATGAGTCACGAATGATGCGAATAGCTCGAGGTTCTGGTCGGCAAGTTAGGGAAGTAATGGAGATGATGGAAGAGTACAAACGTCTTGCAAAGATATGGAGCAAAATGAAAGGGCTTAAAATACCAAAGAAGGGAGAAATGAGTGCCTTATCCCGAAACATGAATGCCAACCACATGAGCAAAATCCTCCCTCCGCAGATGCTAAAGCAAATTGGAGGCATGGGTGGGTTACAGAGCTTGATGAAACAGATGGGATCTTCTAAGGACATGATGGGAATGTTTGGCGGTGGCGATAAGTAG